The following is a genomic window from Candidatus Epulonipiscium sp..
GCTCTGCTTTTAATAGGTCTGCTTTAATGAGGCGTTTTAAAATACTTAAAAATATGGGGGTTAATGCCATAAGAACAGCCCATAATATGCCCGCAGTAGAATTTATGGATTTAGCTGATGAGATGGGTTTTCTTATTATTTCAGAAGCATTCGATATGTGGGAAAGATCAAAAACTACTTATGATTATGCAAGATTTTTTAAGGAATGGGCAGAGAAGGATATAAAAAGTTGGATAATAAGAGATAGAAATCATCCAAGCCTTCTTTTATGGAGTATAGGTAACGAAATTTATGATACCCATGCAGATAAAAGGGGACAAGAACTTACGAGAATGCTTATGGATTATGTATCAAAATACGACCCAAAACAAAATGCTAGGGTTACCATAGGTTCCAATTATATGCCTTGGGAAAATGCTAGAAAATGTGCTGATATTGTAAAAATTGCAGGATATAATTATGCTGAAAAATATTATAACCAACATCATAAAGAGCATCCTGATTGGATAATCTATGGCAGTGAAACGGCCTCTGTGGTACAAAGTAGGGGGGTATATCATTTTCCCTTCGAAAAGCCTATTCTAGCCGATGATGATGAGCAGTGTTCAGCCCTTGGTAATAGTTCAACCAGTTGGGGAGCAAAATCACCAGAAGCATGTATTATAGCCGAAAGAGATACCCCATTTTCTCTAGGACAATTTATTTGGACAGGATTTGATTATATAGGAGAACCAACTCCTTATCATACGAAAAATTCTTATTTTGGACAAATTGATACTGCTACATTTGAAAAAGATTCATATTATATATATAAAGCAGCTTGGACTGATTATAAGACAGACCCAATGGTGCATATTTTCCCTTATTGGGATTTTAATGAAGGACAGATGATAGATGTAAGGGTATGCTCTAATGCCCCAAGAATTGAATTATTATTTAATGATAAACAAATAGGAGCATATGATATTGACCATAAAAATGGGACACAGCTTTTAGGTTGGTGGAAGATACCTTATAAAGAGGGAGAATTAAAGGCTATAGCCTATGATGAAAATGGCAATATAATTGCAACGGATATAAGAAAATCTTTTAAAGATGCTAGGAAAATTTGTCTTGATTGTGATAAAGATAAGGTTATGGCTAATGGCTTAGATTTGGCATTTTTAGAAATTACGGTAGAAGATGAGAATGGTAATACAGTAGAAAATGCAAATAATAGGATCCATGTATCGGTTACAGGTGAAGGCCGACTTATTGGTCTTGATAACGGAGATAGTACAGATTATGATCAATATAAGGGATTAAGTAGACGACTTTTTAATGGAAAGTTAATGGCAATCATAGCACCAACCTTAAATTCAGGTAAAATCCAAATAGAGGTTACGGGAAAAGGTCTAGAAAGTGAAAAATTACAACTAGAAGCCATAAAGTCAGAAGACAAAGAAAACAAAGGAATTATAGTCCATACTAAAAATAAAGAAATGCCTTGTACTATGGGAAGTTATGATGAGATACCCCTTAGAAAAATTGAGATTATTTCCAAAGAAAGGGAGTTTAATAAGTTAAGAAAAGAGATAAATGTACAGACAAAACTATATCCCGAAAATACCACCTATAAAGAACTAGAATGGAGTGTAGTAAATGATATAGGAGTTGCATCAAATATTGCCAAAATAGAAGCAAAGGGGGATAAAGCTAAGATAATAGCCTTAGGAGATGGTGTATTTCGAGTTCGTTGTATGAGTAAAAACGGTACCGATAAAATTAAATTAATTTCAGAACTAGAATTTAAGTCAACAGATCTTGGGATAGCCTATAAAAACCCTTATGAGTTCATTTCTGCGGGACTTTATGATTATAGTAAAGGTGAAATTGGAAACGGTAATGAAAGGGGAGTAGCTACGGCTAGGGATGGGGAAACCCAGGTAGGTTTTAGAGGAATTGACTTTGGTCCTTATGGTTCTGATAGTATAACCATTCCTATTTTTGCCCTGTCTAGTGAAGCTTATGATTTACAAATTTGGGAAGGCATGCCCGAGGAAGAGGGAAGCATGTTATTAGCTGATGTTATTTACCAAAAAGAAACTAAATGGAATGTGTACCAAGAAGAAACTTATCAATTATCAAAGAGGCTTAAGGGTATTACTTCAATTTGTTTCATACTTAATCAAAAAGTTCATATTAAAGGTTTTTACTTTGAAAAGAAAAACAGAGCCTTTGGTAAGAATATGGCTTTAGAATGTGAACATATATATGGAGATACATTTACAATAAAAGATGATTGCGTTAAAGGCATAGGGAACAATGTTTCTCTCGAATTTAATGAAATGGATTTTACTGATAAGGGAATTAAAAGAATTAGGATTTTTGGTAAATCTCCTATTGATAAAAATACGATTCATATTAGATTTAATGATGGAAAGGTTGATAATAGTCAAATAGTAGAGTTTATGTACTCGGATGATTATGAAGAACAAGTTTTTGATCTGGAAAAAATAACTGGGGTACAAAAGGTGACATTCGTATTTCTTCCCGGCTCTAATTTTGATTTTGGATGGTTTAGATTTGAATAATAACTTATGGATAAAAATACTAAAGGTGTATAAGTTTCTTTCTTCTTTCCATAATAAGAATATAAGTAAAAAAACCACTTTAAATAAAGTGGTTTTTTTATAGAGAAAGAAGGGAAAAAGTGAACTGGGATAAATATAAACAAAAACTTATACACGAAAATGGAGAATATCATCTTATATTTTATTTACCGGAAGATGTTGAGTTTTCTAGGGAATTTGATGAAATTCCTATAGAAAAAAAGAAAATAAGTATACAGCTTTATATTCAAAAAGCATATCCAAGTATTAAGATTGCATCAGTAAAACTTATGGTAGGTTCTATGGTACTAGGCACCCTTGTCCTTCAAAATCCAAATTCTGATGTTTATGGAGCCCTAACTAGTAAGACAAATCCTATTCAAATTCGTATAAATAATCAATATGTACAATCTGATACCTCCCCAGTAATAGAAAACGGTCGGGTCTTAGTTCCCATCAGAGTAATAGGGCAGTCCATGGGAGCTTTTGTCCATTGGGAAGAAAAAAATAAGGTTGCTATAATTAAAAAAGAAAATACAACTATTTATCTTCAAGCTAATTTAAATCAGGCCTTTGTAGATGGGAGGCTTCACTTTTTGGACACCCCACCAAAGATTATTAACGGTAGGCTAATGGTTCCTATTCGTTTTGTTTCAGAATCTTTTAACACCCCTGTGAATTGGGATAATAAGTCAAAGACTGTCTTAATAAATAGCACTCTACCTACAGTTTCTGATTATGTTGTAAAAAAGGGGGATACCCTGCTTGAAATAGCCCTGAAGTTTAACACATCAGTTTTAGATTTAAAAAAATGGAATAATCTTAAAACAGATATGATTTATGTAGGACAGCTTCTTAGGGTTATTCCCCCTTCAGCAATTATTGAGGGGCCTTCTATGGAAGAGATAGAGGTTATTCCTTATAAATTTGATACGGTTTTAGGGTTTACTGTTAAATATTATGAAGGTCATAATAGCTCCTATAATTCATTGAGGGATAATAATAAAAAAATAACAGATATATCAACCTTTAGTCATGGTATAACAAAAGAAGGAACTTTAGAGTCAGATTATTCCCATATAGATATGATAGGTTTTTCAGATAAAAACAATATAGATTCATTTATGTTGATTCATAATGCCCAAGGGGGTAATTTTGATAAAAACTTGGCTGAAGATGTATTGGAAAACCCCATTCTTAGAAGAAAACTGATACAAAGCATATTAGAGGGGGTGGAGCAATATGGGTATAAAGGAGTAGAGATAGACATAGAAGGGTTAAGCTCCGATGTTAGGGCTGAATATAGTTCTTTTATTAAGGAATTAAAAGCAGAATTAGGTCCTAAGGGGTATCTGGTTTCAGCAACTCTTCCCGCCAAAAGCTTTGATAATCCCAAGGATAACTGGGTTGGGGCTTATGATTATAAGGCTATAGGTGAGTATGCAGATAGGGTAGTTCTTATGACCTATGACGAACATTGGGCCGGGGGAGATTCAGGGCCCGTAGCGTCTTACGGCTGGGTGGAAGGGGTAATTGATTATGCGGTAAAAGAAATTCCCCCGGATAAATTAGTTATGGGTATCGGTGCATATGGTTATGATTGGCCAACAGGAGAAAAAGGGGGAAAGGCCGTTACGGTTTTTGAGATAGATGGATATCTCAAAAAATACGGGGGTAAAATTTTATGGAATGATACCTATAAGGCTCCTTATTATAGGTATAAGGATGATAAGGGAAAGAACAAAATAGTCTGGTTTGAAAACGAAAAAAGTGCCCAGTATAAATACAAATTAGCAAAAGCAAGGGGACTTCAGGGTATAGCGATATGGCGCCTTGGCCTTGAGGATAATAATTTTTGGAGTGGGATATCTTACAAATAAATTTAAAAGACTAATCTATAGTAAATTAAAATCACCTATGGTATAATAAAATAGGGTAATAAGGATTATATCTCCAAAGGAGGGGATTTGGTGTCAGAGAAAGTACTAGCTTGCATTACGATCCAGCAGAATAGTCGAAGGCTTATTAAAAAAGGTGCGCAATTAGCATCACAAATTGGAGGGGAACTCCATGTACTACATGTCGAACATGGGAATAATATTCTATCCCAAAACAACACGGCAGAGCTACTGCAAGAATTGTTTGACTATGCCTCGGATATAGGTGGGGAAGTCCATGTAGTTTGTGACGATAATGTACCGGAGCGGATAGTAGAGTTCATTAAGGAAATGGACATCACCCAGTTAGTGTTAGGGGAAACCATGAGAAATAAAATCCATAGACTTATTGCCAAAGATATAGAAAACTATATTACATCAACAACCCCGGAAGTAGAAATTATGGTTCTAGAAAGAGAAAAGAAATTAAATATAAAAGACAAAGAAGCATTTTCTTCATAGTAGAAACTTATATTAAGATTTGATTACATTCCTTGACAAATTTCTAGGAAAAAACTATCCTACAATAGGAAACAAAAATTTTGAAAAGGAGGTAGGACTATGTTTTTAAAAAACATTAATATTCGATTTACCAAAATTATTCAACTTAATATGGATTTTCATAACAATAACCCTACCTCAAATGAATATGCCGCTCACTAATGGTGCATTCATTTTCATATAAAGATTAAGGTCATGGGTAGTGTTATCCATGGCCTTTTTATGCTTTCCAATAGATTTCTAATTGATTTATTGCATAAAACGTCATGGCCTTCATGGCGTTTTTAGGTTATTAGGAGGAAAATTATGAGACGTTTATTTGTATATGTTAAAAGATATGGAAGTATTTATATTCTAGGGTTTTTTATTATGTTATCTGCTTTAATACTTGATATGTTTAATCCCCACTTAACTAGGCTCATCATTGATGATGTCATTACTGAGGGTAATCTTGGAATTTTTAAGCAAGTACTTTTAGGATTGATTGCGGTGACAATCGGTAGAGGGATTTTGGGTTATGGTAAGGAAATTGTATTTGATATAGTTAGTGCAAGAGTAGTAGTTAACATAAGAAAGGATTTATTCGATCATATTCAAAGCCTGTCCTTTTCATTTTTTGATGGCATGAATACAGGGGAACTAATGTCTAGGATTAAAGAAGACGTGGATAATATATGGAGAGCATTAGGCTTTGGTATTATGCTTTTTTTAGAACAGATATTTTACCTTATTATTGCCTCTTTTATGATTTTTACTCTTAACTGGAAGCTGGCTATTGTTACTTTAGCCCTTATGCCGTTTATTGGGTACATTGCCTTTAAACTAGAAAAAAGAATAGGAAAAACCTATGGAAAAATCAGTGACCAAGGGGCAGTACTTAATACTACGGCCCAAGAAAATATCGCAGGGGTTAGGTTGGTTAAAGCTTTCGGAAGGGAAAAATACGAGATTCAAAAGTTTTTAAGACAAAATGAAAAGAATTTTGATTTGAACCTCGATCAGGCATATATTTGGGCAAAATATAACCCTATGATTGAATTTTTATCTAATCTAGTTGTTGTAATCGTAACAACTATAGGTGGAATATTTGTTATCCAAGATAGGATGTCCATAGGAACCTTAGTGGCCTTTAGTAATTATGTATTCATGCTTATATGGCCCATGAGAATGTTAGGATGGCTTACAAATCTTGTGGCCCAAGCCTTGGCATCTACTAAGAAATTAGAAAAATTATTTAGGGAACAAGCTGTAATAAAAAATCCTGAAAATCCTATAATCCCAAAAGAAATAAAAGGACATATCATCTTTGATAATATAGGTCTAGAATTCGGAGGCAGTAAAGTTTTAGAGGGAATCTCCTTCGAAGCTAAGCCGGGGGGTACTATTGGGATTATGGGGGTAACCGGTTCAGGTAAGAGCTCTATTATAAACTTAACAGGAAGATACTATGATAGTACCGAGGGAAGGATTTTGATAGACGGAATTGATATAAAGAAAATGGATATTAAAACCCTAAGAAAAAGCCTGTCTGTTGTTATGCAGGATACATTTCTATTTTCTGATACAATTAAGGAAAATATTAAATTTGGAAATAAAAAGGCTTCTGACGAGGAATTAATAGCTGCAGCTAAGGATTCAGATGTTCATTCCTTCGTGATGGAGATGCCGGAAGAATATGATACTGTTATTGGTGAAAGGGGTATCGGCTTATCGGGGGGACAAAAGCAAAGAATTTCTATTGCCAGGGCTCTTCTTAAAAACAGCCCGATATTAATCTTAGATGATGCTACATCGGCCCTTGACATGGAAACAGAATATCAAATTCAAAAATCCATAGAAGAAAGGGAAAATATCACTAAGATAATCATAGCCCATAGAATTTCAGCGGTAAAAAATGCCGATGAAATACTAATACTAGAAGATGGCAAGGTAGTAGAAAGAGGTAGTCATAAAGAACTCTTAGAAAATAGAAAGGAATACTACAATATATACCAAGAACAGTTTAGAGGGCTTGAAAATGCAGCAGTTAAAGAGGTGATAGGTTAATGGCAAGGGATAATTATAAAAAAGATGAAGTATTAGAAGAACAATTAAATACAGAGATTATAGCTAGGCTACTGACTTATTTGAAACCATATAAGGTAGAGGTTTTAAAAACCTTATTCTTCATGGTGATAGTTATAGCGGTAGAACTGCTAAATCCCTACTTTCTAAAGAGGGGAATAGATTATTATATTGTGGAAAGAGATAGTGGAGGATTAATTTTACTAGGGATTTTAATGGTTATTATAAATATAGTAGCTATGTTTTGCAGTAGAAAGAGAATAATAGTTATGGCAAAGGTAACTAATCAAATACTTTTAACCATAAGGCAAGAGCTATATACCCATATCCAAACCCTATCTTTCTCATTTTTTGATAATAGACCTATAGGAAAAATATTAGCTAGGATAATAGGTGATGTAAATTCTTTGAATGAATTATTCACCAATAGTGTAACAAATCTTATTCCTGACTTTGTCAAAATAGTGGCAGTTATACTCATTATGGTAACGATGAATTTTAAACTAGCTCTCATTTCCCTTACAACCCTGCCCTTTTTACTTGTTGCTATGTTTATTATCCAGGGGATATCACGAAAAAGATGGCAGCTCCATAGAAAGAAAAATTCTAATATGAATGCCTATACCCATGAGGATTTTTCAGGAATCAAGGTGGTCCAAAGCTTTACTCAGGAGAAACATACAAGTACCATTTTTAAGGGTTTACTAGAGGAAGTAAGAAAAACCTTCGTTTCTGCCATTATGATGAACAATATGTTTTGGCCTTTGGTTGAACTTTCTTGGGGAATCGGTTCAGTAATCGTATTTTGGTATGGTGTTAAAATGTTAAATAGCGGGGATATTACTGTGGGGCTCTTGGTTGCTTTTACAGGATATGTTTCGATATTTTGGCAACCTATTATGAACATCAGTAATTTTTATAATGTACTCATAACCAATATGGCAGGGGCAGAAAGAATTTTTGAAATAATGGACATAGAACCAGATATAAAAGATAAGGAAGGAGCCAAAATACTTCCTAAAGTTAAAGGAAGGGTATCCTTTAGGGATGTATCTTTTGCTTATGACGATAAAAATCTTGTTTTAAATGATGTAACTTTCCATGTAGAACCTGGAGAAACTATTGCCCTAGTCGGTCCGACGGGAGCAGGTAAAACAACTATTATTAATTTAATCAGTAGGTTTTATGAAAATCAAAAAGGAAAGGTATCTGTTGATGGTTATAATGTTAGTGAAGTAACCCTAGAAAGTTTAAGGGGACAAATGGGCATCATGACTCAAGATACCTTTATGTTTTCAGGAACTATAAAGGATAATATTAGATATGGTAAATTAGATGCTACAGATAAAGAAATTATAAGCGCGGCTAAGGCAGTCTGTGCCCATGATTTTATTATGAAGCTAGAAAAGGGTTATAATACGGATGTAAATGAAAGGGGGTCAAGATTATCTGTAGGTCAAAGACAGCTTCTTGCTTTTGCAAGAGCCCTACTAGCTGATCCTAGGATACTAATTTTAGATGAGGCAACGGCGAGTATCGATACACAAACAGAAAGGCTCATCCAGAAAGGAATCGGAAAGCTTTTGTCAGGAAGAACCTCCTTTGTCATTGCCCATCGTCTTTCCACTATCCAGAATGCCGATAGGATTATGGTGATAGACGATGGGAAAATAAAAGAAATAGGGAGCCATGAAGAATTAATGGAACAAAAGGGATTATATTATGAACTGTTTAATGCCCAATTTAAATTTTTGGCTGGAGAGGCAATCTAGATCTACAATAGTCCTTCTAATACAATTTTCTGAAGAAGAAGGAAGTATTTAAGCTTTATGCTTAGATACTTCCTTTAATTTTATAAATTCAAAAGGTAATATCATATTGTTATTATCAGACAATAACTATATAATTGAAATCAGAATATACAGAGGGAGTATTGTTTATGTATACTATTATAAATGATGTGATTGAGTCTGTGGAAAAGGTGATTATAGGAAAAAGAGAAGTAATAGAAAAGCTTTTGGTTGCTCTTTTAAGTAATGGTCACGTATTAATTGAGGATATTCCGGGAGTGGGAAAAACTCAACTGGCAGCAGCCCTAGCCCGTTCCCTAAATGGGGATTTTAATAGGATTCAATTCACACCGGATGTTATGCCTTCGGATATTACAGGGTTTTTCATGTATAATCAGGATACAAAGAAGTTTTATTACCATAAGGGGGCTGCTATATGTAATTTCCTTTTGGTAGATGAAA
Proteins encoded in this region:
- a CDS encoding ABC transporter ATP-binding protein; translated protein: MARDNYKKDEVLEEQLNTEIIARLLTYLKPYKVEVLKTLFFMVIVIAVELLNPYFLKRGIDYYIVERDSGGLILLGILMVIINIVAMFCSRKRIIVMAKVTNQILLTIRQELYTHIQTLSFSFFDNRPIGKILARIIGDVNSLNELFTNSVTNLIPDFVKIVAVILIMVTMNFKLALISLTTLPFLLVAMFIIQGISRKRWQLHRKKNSNMNAYTHEDFSGIKVVQSFTQEKHTSTIFKGLLEEVRKTFVSAIMMNNMFWPLVELSWGIGSVIVFWYGVKMLNSGDITVGLLVAFTGYVSIFWQPIMNISNFYNVLITNMAGAERIFEIMDIEPDIKDKEGAKILPKVKGRVSFRDVSFAYDDKNLVLNDVTFHVEPGETIALVGPTGAGKTTIINLISRFYENQKGKVSVDGYNVSEVTLESLRGQMGIMTQDTFMFSGTIKDNIRYGKLDATDKEIISAAKAVCAHDFIMKLEKGYNTDVNERGSRLSVGQRQLLAFARALLADPRILILDEATASIDTQTERLIQKGIGKLLSGRTSFVIAHRLSTIQNADRIMVIDDGKIKEIGSHEELMEQKGLYYELFNAQFKFLAGEAI
- a CDS encoding DUF4982 domain-containing protein; its protein translation is MNKKILFNDGWEFSKSEVELNENKDLIFEPIDIPHDWLIYNTLNLYENSIGWYRRKYNYINLKKQIFLYFEGVYMDSSLYVNGKLIGEWKYGYSSFEYDITKALIEGENEILVKVIHQSPNSRWYSGAGIYRNIWLKERNKNYIISDGIYITTRKKEKQWEVEVDTTIKINQRVEISHIIMDKDAIISSSKNIIEVEDANIYSRTDRQKLLVENPLLWSTDKPNLYKIITILSLVGDEEKVEEIERIKQNLGFKEVILDPDEGFILNGKKTKLNGVCEHHDLGALGSAFNRSALMRRFKILKNMGVNAIRTAHNMPAVEFMDLADEMGFLIISEAFDMWERSKTTYDYARFFKEWAEKDIKSWIIRDRNHPSLLLWSIGNEIYDTHADKRGQELTRMLMDYVSKYDPKQNARVTIGSNYMPWENARKCADIVKIAGYNYAEKYYNQHHKEHPDWIIYGSETASVVQSRGVYHFPFEKPILADDDEQCSALGNSSTSWGAKSPEACIIAERDTPFSLGQFIWTGFDYIGEPTPYHTKNSYFGQIDTATFEKDSYYIYKAAWTDYKTDPMVHIFPYWDFNEGQMIDVRVCSNAPRIELLFNDKQIGAYDIDHKNGTQLLGWWKIPYKEGELKAIAYDENGNIIATDIRKSFKDARKICLDCDKDKVMANGLDLAFLEITVEDENGNTVENANNRIHVSVTGEGRLIGLDNGDSTDYDQYKGLSRRLFNGKLMAIIAPTLNSGKIQIEVTGKGLESEKLQLEAIKSEDKENKGIIVHTKNKEMPCTMGSYDEIPLRKIEIISKEREFNKLRKEINVQTKLYPENTTYKELEWSVVNDIGVASNIAKIEAKGDKAKIIALGDGVFRVRCMSKNGTDKIKLISELEFKSTDLGIAYKNPYEFISAGLYDYSKGEIGNGNERGVATARDGETQVGFRGIDFGPYGSDSITIPIFALSSEAYDLQIWEGMPEEEGSMLLADVIYQKETKWNVYQEETYQLSKRLKGITSICFILNQKVHIKGFYFEKKNRAFGKNMALECEHIYGDTFTIKDDCVKGIGNNVSLEFNEMDFTDKGIKRIRIFGKSPIDKNTIHIRFNDGKVDNSQIVEFMYSDDYEEQVFDLEKITGVQKVTFVFLPGSNFDFGWFRFE
- a CDS encoding LysM peptidoglycan-binding domain-containing protein, producing MNWDKYKQKLIHENGEYHLIFYLPEDVEFSREFDEIPIEKKKISIQLYIQKAYPSIKIASVKLMVGSMVLGTLVLQNPNSDVYGALTSKTNPIQIRINNQYVQSDTSPVIENGRVLVPIRVIGQSMGAFVHWEEKNKVAIIKKENTTIYLQANLNQAFVDGRLHFLDTPPKIINGRLMVPIRFVSESFNTPVNWDNKSKTVLINSTLPTVSDYVVKKGDTLLEIALKFNTSVLDLKKWNNLKTDMIYVGQLLRVIPPSAIIEGPSMEEIEVIPYKFDTVLGFTVKYYEGHNSSYNSLRDNNKKITDISTFSHGITKEGTLESDYSHIDMIGFSDKNNIDSFMLIHNAQGGNFDKNLAEDVLENPILRRKLIQSILEGVEQYGYKGVEIDIEGLSSDVRAEYSSFIKELKAELGPKGYLVSATLPAKSFDNPKDNWVGAYDYKAIGEYADRVVLMTYDEHWAGGDSGPVASYGWVEGVIDYAVKEIPPDKLVMGIGAYGYDWPTGEKGGKAVTVFEIDGYLKKYGGKILWNDTYKAPYYRYKDDKGKNKIVWFENEKSAQYKYKLAKARGLQGIAIWRLGLEDNNFWSGISYK
- a CDS encoding ABC transporter ATP-binding protein codes for the protein MRRLFVYVKRYGSIYILGFFIMLSALILDMFNPHLTRLIIDDVITEGNLGIFKQVLLGLIAVTIGRGILGYGKEIVFDIVSARVVVNIRKDLFDHIQSLSFSFFDGMNTGELMSRIKEDVDNIWRALGFGIMLFLEQIFYLIIASFMIFTLNWKLAIVTLALMPFIGYIAFKLEKRIGKTYGKISDQGAVLNTTAQENIAGVRLVKAFGREKYEIQKFLRQNEKNFDLNLDQAYIWAKYNPMIEFLSNLVVVIVTTIGGIFVIQDRMSIGTLVAFSNYVFMLIWPMRMLGWLTNLVAQALASTKKLEKLFREQAVIKNPENPIIPKEIKGHIIFDNIGLEFGGSKVLEGISFEAKPGGTIGIMGVTGSGKSSIINLTGRYYDSTEGRILIDGIDIKKMDIKTLRKSLSVVMQDTFLFSDTIKENIKFGNKKASDEELIAAAKDSDVHSFVMEMPEEYDTVIGERGIGLSGGQKQRISIARALLKNSPILILDDATSALDMETEYQIQKSIEERENITKIIIAHRISAVKNADEILILEDGKVVERGSHKELLENRKEYYNIYQEQFRGLENAAVKEVIG
- a CDS encoding universal stress protein — its product is MSEKVLACITIQQNSRRLIKKGAQLASQIGGELHVLHVEHGNNILSQNNTAELLQELFDYASDIGGEVHVVCDDNVPERIVEFIKEMDITQLVLGETMRNKIHRLIAKDIENYITSTTPEVEIMVLEREKKLNIKDKEAFSS